One Bacillus amyloliquefaciens DSM 7 = ATCC 23350 DNA window includes the following coding sequences:
- a CDS encoding glycoside hydrolase family 13 protein, whose amino-acid sequence MKTDWWKTAAVYQIYPRSFMDSNGDGIGDINGIRAKLHYIKELGADVIWLCPVFDSPGADNGYDIRHYKQIAGEFGTMKDFDRLLADIHALGMKLIIDLVVNHTSDEHPWFIESRSAKDSEKRDWYIWRDGKNGKEPNNWESIFGGSAWEYDQGTNQYYLHLFDKKQPDLNWENESMRQSVYEMIRWWLDKGIDGFRVDAISHIKKKEGLPDMPNPDGLPYVPSFPYHMNGEGIMDLLKELKRETFSRYPIMTVGEANGVTAAEAADWAGEENGVFHMIFQFEHLGLWDTDENQSICIPALKRVLSGWQNSLEGKGWNALFMENHDQPRSVSVWGDERLLKESAKALAAMYMLMKGTPFIYQGQELGMTNVSFPSIEDYDDVASKQLYEKETSRGVPHEKVMKIIWKKGRDNSRTPMQWSGAANGGFSDASPWLGVNPNHTWLNAASQMQDETSVYHFYKRLIALRKKHDVLISGTYELLLPEDRQIYAYVRKDGTETALIITNLSKTPALYRHPGYPLDSDSLVLANMETTAHRHVTSVLLKPYEARVYVW is encoded by the coding sequence ATGAAAACGGATTGGTGGAAAACGGCGGCCGTCTATCAAATTTATCCCCGAAGCTTTATGGATTCGAACGGAGACGGAATCGGCGACATTAACGGGATCAGAGCAAAGCTTCATTACATAAAAGAGCTGGGGGCGGATGTGATCTGGCTTTGTCCCGTTTTTGACTCGCCGGGCGCGGACAATGGCTACGATATTCGGCATTATAAACAAATTGCCGGCGAATTCGGGACGATGAAGGATTTTGACCGGCTCCTCGCGGATATTCATGCGCTCGGCATGAAGCTGATTATAGACCTCGTCGTCAACCATACAAGTGATGAGCATCCTTGGTTTATCGAATCCCGCTCAGCGAAGGATTCCGAAAAACGGGACTGGTACATCTGGAGAGACGGAAAAAACGGCAAAGAGCCGAACAATTGGGAAAGTATTTTCGGCGGATCGGCATGGGAATATGATCAAGGGACAAATCAGTATTACCTTCACCTGTTTGACAAAAAACAGCCCGATTTAAATTGGGAAAACGAATCGATGAGGCAGTCTGTTTATGAAATGATCCGCTGGTGGCTTGATAAAGGCATAGACGGCTTCCGGGTGGATGCCATTTCTCATATTAAGAAAAAAGAAGGTCTCCCTGATATGCCGAATCCGGACGGTCTCCCGTATGTCCCGTCCTTCCCGTATCATATGAATGGGGAAGGCATCATGGATCTCCTGAAAGAGCTGAAGCGGGAAACATTTTCACGCTATCCGATCATGACGGTCGGCGAGGCGAACGGAGTGACGGCTGCGGAGGCGGCTGATTGGGCCGGTGAAGAAAACGGCGTCTTTCATATGATTTTTCAATTTGAACACCTCGGTCTCTGGGATACGGATGAGAATCAAAGTATCTGTATTCCGGCGCTTAAGCGCGTCTTGTCCGGCTGGCAGAACAGTCTGGAAGGTAAGGGCTGGAATGCGTTATTTATGGAGAATCACGACCAGCCCCGTTCCGTTTCGGTATGGGGTGACGAACGGCTTTTGAAAGAAAGCGCCAAGGCACTCGCGGCGATGTATATGCTGATGAAAGGCACGCCGTTTATTTACCAGGGGCAGGAACTCGGCATGACCAATGTTTCGTTCCCATCCATTGAAGATTACGACGACGTCGCAAGCAAACAGCTGTATGAAAAAGAGACGTCCCGCGGTGTTCCGCATGAAAAAGTGATGAAAATCATCTGGAAAAAGGGCCGGGATAATTCACGGACACCGATGCAATGGAGCGGCGCGGCGAACGGCGGGTTTTCTGATGCTTCCCCGTGGCTCGGGGTGAACCCGAATCACACATGGCTGAACGCTGCATCGCAAATGCAGGATGAAACATCCGTATACCATTTCTACAAACGGCTGATCGCCCTCAGAAAAAAACATGACGTATTGATCAGCGGAACATATGAATTGCTGCTTCCGGAGGACCGGCAGATTTATGCCTATGTAAGAAAAGACGGAACGGAAACCGCCCTGATCATCACCAATCTGTCCAAAACCCCCGCCTTATACAGGCATCCCGGTTATCCGCTTGATTCCGATTCGCTCGTGCTCGCAAACATGGAAACAACAGCGCATCGGCATGTGACATCTGTTCTATTAAAGCCTTATGAAGCCCGCGTATATGTATGGTGA
- a CDS encoding hemolysin family protein, producing the protein MLILKLILIMLLIGLTAIFVAAEFAIVKIRGSKIAELVETGDSRALAAHRVISNLDEYLSACQLGITITALGLGWLGEPTIQRILLPVFSLIGMPSSITHVVTFIAAFIAVTYLHVVIGELAPKTISIQKAEAVSLWTAKPLILFYKVMYPFIKLLNGSAGFLVKLFGFHSVKEHEVVVSEEELRVILSESYKKGQINQSEFRYVNKIFEFDNRVAREIMVPRTEIAAISLDQSVDEAIHLIINERYTRYPVIKEDKDHILGIINNKDLFKAYFLGRSIELKEIMRPVIRVIESIPVQELLIRMQKERIHMAILVDEYGGTAGLVTVEDILEEIVGEIRDEYDQDEMPHIVKKGEHHYVMDGKALIEEVNDLLDIAIENEDIDTIAGWLLTQKMELKNGDVFHAEGCEFKVLEAEDHHIRFVEIKKTDF; encoded by the coding sequence TTGCTTATATTAAAACTGATTCTCATTATGCTGTTAATCGGATTAACGGCCATCTTTGTGGCGGCGGAATTTGCGATCGTAAAAATCCGCGGATCAAAAATTGCGGAACTGGTTGAAACCGGAGACAGCCGGGCGCTTGCGGCGCACAGGGTTATTTCAAATCTCGATGAGTACTTATCAGCGTGCCAGCTCGGCATTACGATTACGGCGCTCGGACTCGGCTGGCTCGGTGAACCGACGATTCAGCGGATTCTTCTTCCTGTTTTCAGCCTGATCGGAATGCCGTCATCCATTACGCACGTCGTCACGTTTATTGCGGCGTTTATCGCCGTCACGTATCTGCACGTCGTCATCGGCGAACTTGCACCGAAAACGATATCCATTCAAAAAGCCGAAGCCGTCAGTCTGTGGACGGCGAAACCGCTCATTCTCTTTTATAAAGTGATGTATCCGTTTATCAAGCTGTTAAACGGCTCGGCCGGATTTTTGGTCAAACTGTTCGGCTTTCATTCAGTGAAAGAACATGAAGTCGTTGTCAGTGAAGAGGAATTGCGGGTGATTTTATCCGAAAGCTATAAAAAAGGTCAAATCAATCAATCTGAATTCCGTTACGTCAACAAAATATTTGAATTCGATAACCGGGTCGCCAGAGAAATTATGGTGCCGCGCACCGAAATCGCCGCCATCTCGCTTGACCAGTCAGTTGATGAAGCCATTCATTTGATCATCAACGAGCGGTATACGCGATATCCGGTTATTAAGGAAGACAAAGACCACATTCTCGGCATTATTAACAATAAGGATTTATTTAAGGCGTATTTTCTCGGCCGTTCCATTGAATTAAAAGAAATTATGCGTCCGGTCATCAGAGTGATTGAAAGCATCCCGGTCCAGGAACTTTTGATCCGCATGCAGAAGGAGCGGATTCATATGGCGATTCTCGTTGACGAATACGGCGGTACGGCGGGGCTTGTGACCGTCGAAGACATATTGGAGGAAATCGTCGGGGAAATTCGCGATGAATATGACCAGGATGAAATGCCGCACATCGTCAAAAAAGGCGAACACCATTATGTGATGGACGGCAAAGCGCTGATAGAAGAGGTGAATGACCTCCTTGATATCGCCATCGAAAATGAAGACATTGACACGATCGCGGGATGGCTCTTAACACAAAAAATGGAGCTGAAAAACGGCGACGTGTTTCATGCCGAAGGGTGTGAATTCAAGGTGCTGGAAGCTGAAGACCACCATATCCGCTTTGTTGAAATTAAAAAAACTGATTTCTGA
- a CDS encoding zinc metallopeptidase, with amino-acid sequence MLFVFLTIAALGLSFWAQFKVKSNFQKYSDVEASSQRTGAETARRILDINGLYDVPVEPVRGTLTDHYDPTERVVRLSEPVYYGRSISAISVASHEVGHALQHQESYGALVLRHKIFPVVNFASGVAPLLFLGGMLLGSLNLIGLGIILFSAAVFFQLVTLPVEFNASARAKRIIVSEGFIRNSEEHGVNKVLNAAALTYVAAALVSLFELLRFVMIFLNGRNEN; translated from the coding sequence ATGCTGTTTGTCTTTTTAACAATTGCTGCATTGGGATTGTCGTTTTGGGCACAATTTAAAGTGAAAAGCAATTTTCAGAAATACTCAGACGTGGAAGCTTCCAGTCAGCGGACGGGGGCGGAAACGGCAAGACGGATTCTTGATATAAACGGTTTATATGATGTGCCGGTAGAACCGGTAAGAGGCACTTTAACAGACCATTACGACCCGACGGAACGGGTGGTGCGTTTATCTGAGCCGGTATATTACGGCCGCTCCATTTCCGCCATTTCCGTCGCTTCCCATGAAGTCGGACATGCTTTGCAGCATCAGGAATCATACGGCGCGCTTGTGCTGAGACACAAAATTTTTCCGGTCGTCAATTTTGCCTCCGGGGTCGCCCCTCTGCTTTTCTTGGGCGGGATGCTCCTGGGCAGCTTGAATTTAATCGGACTCGGCATTATTTTATTCTCTGCCGCTGTTTTTTTCCAGCTTGTCACGCTGCCTGTCGAGTTTAATGCCAGCGCGAGGGCGAAGCGGATTATCGTGTCGGAAGGATTCATTCGCAACAGTGAAGAACACGGCGTGAATAAAGTGCTGAACGCCGCCGCGCTGACGTATGTGGCTGCGGCGCTCGTTTCATTATTCGAGCTGCTTCGTTTTGTGATGATTTTCTTAAACGGTCGTAATGAGAATTAA
- a CDS encoding protein mistic produces MKVTNGEKEQLSNAIDRMNEGLDVFIQLYNESENDEPLIQFEDETAELIRQARDSYGQEQLNEKLNTIIKQILSISLSKEEPDE; encoded by the coding sequence ATGAAAGTGACAAATGGCGAAAAAGAACAGCTGAGCAATGCGATAGACAGAATGAATGAGGGGCTTGACGTCTTTATCCAGCTCTATAATGAATCGGAAAACGACGAACCTCTCATTCAGTTCGAGGATGAGACGGCCGAGTTAATCAGACAGGCGCGTGACTCATACGGCCAGGAACAGCTGAACGAAAAATTAAATACCATTATTAAGCAGATTTTGTCCATTTCTCTGTCGAAGGAAGAGCCGGACGAATGA
- a CDS encoding potassium channel family protein, with translation MKSNRIFISWLRWPLYIRIGLIIIALILLFGQLIYMLEPKQFTSVFEGIWWAVITVATVGYGDYVPQTPLGQIAGMVLVLSGASFVTAYFATLSSAVFSKQHRYVEGRVAFKGKGHVILVGWNEKSHMLLKELQHFAPSKTVVLIDDSLREGPLIENVHFIRGHAADDGTLNKANITEADTVILTADQQKNEAEADMLSVLTLLAIKGLHPSVYCIVEILTERYVKNAERAGANKILCTSRLSSRVMFEHYRVKLQLAKPQTLSDLTLEKKVRIIPVPEELKGLSYYDCALYYLKRNTTIIGIQKEEGPMLTPPLSYHVLSTDLFLAL, from the coding sequence ATGAAATCAAACCGTATCTTTATTTCCTGGCTGAGATGGCCGTTATATATTCGGATCGGATTGATCATTATCGCCTTGATCTTATTGTTCGGTCAATTGATTTACATGCTTGAACCGAAGCAATTCACGTCTGTGTTTGAAGGGATTTGGTGGGCGGTTATTACAGTGGCTACGGTCGGCTACGGCGATTACGTGCCCCAGACGCCGCTCGGGCAGATTGCCGGCATGGTGCTTGTATTAAGCGGAGCGAGTTTTGTGACCGCCTATTTCGCCACGCTTTCTTCAGCCGTGTTCAGCAAACAGCACCGCTATGTCGAAGGAAGGGTCGCCTTTAAAGGCAAGGGGCACGTCATTCTTGTCGGATGGAATGAGAAATCACATATGCTTCTGAAAGAGCTGCAGCACTTCGCACCATCAAAAACCGTCGTCCTGATCGATGATTCATTACGAGAAGGGCCGCTTATTGAGAACGTCCATTTCATCCGCGGACACGCTGCTGACGACGGCACGCTCAATAAGGCGAATATTACGGAAGCCGATACCGTCATTCTGACAGCAGACCAGCAGAAGAATGAAGCGGAAGCTGATATGCTGTCGGTATTAACGCTGCTCGCCATCAAAGGGCTGCATCCGTCCGTGTATTGTATCGTAGAAATTTTAACGGAACGGTATGTCAAAAACGCCGAACGCGCCGGAGCCAATAAGATTCTGTGCACATCACGGCTGTCGAGCCGGGTGATGTTTGAGCATTACCGGGTCAAGCTGCAGCTTGCCAAACCGCAAACGCTGTCCGATCTGACGCTGGAGAAAAAGGTTCGCATCATTCCCGTCCCCGAGGAATTAAAAGGCTTATCTTATTATGATTGTGCGCTCTATTATCTCAAGCGGAATACCACGATCATCGGCATACAAAAAGAAGAGGGGCCGATGCTTACCCCTCCCTTGTCATACCACGTGCTCAGCACTGATCTGTTTTTGGCTCTTTAA
- a CDS encoding YugN-like family protein, which translates to MISIPSSLEGQSFLFRELEQVLKPIGYTIGGGWEYDRGFFDYKISDQDGYLFLRIPVEANKGRLDERGAAVTIGTPFLLRHVYQQETDDTAGGGVFESLFNQFSEPKRRDAAIDRSYIDIGISLVKELEDVLLH; encoded by the coding sequence ATGATCAGCATACCATCTTCACTTGAAGGGCAATCTTTTTTATTCCGCGAATTGGAACAGGTGCTGAAACCGATCGGTTATACCATCGGAGGCGGCTGGGAGTATGACCGGGGATTCTTTGATTATAAAATTTCCGATCAGGACGGCTATTTATTTCTCCGTATCCCTGTTGAAGCAAATAAAGGACGGCTGGATGAACGGGGGGCTGCCGTTACAATCGGCACGCCCTTTTTGCTGAGGCACGTCTATCAGCAGGAAACGGATGATACAGCAGGCGGCGGTGTTTTTGAATCATTATTCAACCAATTCTCCGAGCCGAAACGCCGGGATGCAGCAATTGACCGTTCATATATCGATATCGGCATTTCACTCGTGAAAGAGCTTGAAGATGTTCTGCTGCATTAA